A genome region from Physeter macrocephalus isolate SW-GA chromosome 4, ASM283717v5, whole genome shotgun sequence includes the following:
- the ANGPTL3 gene encoding angiopoietin-related protein 3 — translation MYTIKLFLFIAPLVISSRIDQDYSSFDSVSPEPKSRFAMLDDVKILANGLLQLGHGLKDFVHKTKGQINDIFQKLNIFDQSFYDLSLQTNEIKEEEKELRRTTSRLQVKNEEVKNMSLELNSKLESLLEEKILLQQKVRYLEDQLTNLIKNQPEIQEHPEITSLKTFVEQQDNSIKDLIQIVEEQYRQLNQQHSQIKEIENQLRRTGIQESTENSLSSKPRAPRTTPSLHLNETKNVEHDDIPADCTIIYNRGEHTSGIYSIRPSNSQVFNVYCDVKSGSSWTLIQHRIDGSQNFNETWENYKYGFGRLDGEFWLGLEKIYSLVKQSNYILRIELEDWKDNKHYIEYSFHLGDHETNYTLHLVEIAGNVPNALPEHKDLMFSTWDHKAKGHFNCPESNSGGWWCHDVCGENNLNGKYNKPKAKTKSERRRGICWKSQNGRLYSIKSTKMLIRPTDSENSE, via the exons ATGTACACTATTaagctctttctttttattgctccTCTAGTTATTTCTTCCAGAATTGACCAAGACTATTCATCATTTGATTCTGTATCTCCAGAGCCAAAATCAAGATTTGCTATGTTAGATGATGTAAAAATTTTAGCCAATGGCCTACTTCAGTTAGGACACGGTCTTAAAGACTTTGTTCATAAGACTAAGGGCCAAATTAATGACATATTTCAAAAACTCAATATATTTGATCAGTCTTTTTATGACTTATCACTGCAAaccaatgaaatcaaagaagaagaaaaggaacttaGAAGAACTACATCCAGACTGCAAGtcaaaaatgaagaagtaaagaacaTGTCACTTGAACTCAACTCAAAACTTGAAAGTCTCCTTGAAGAAAAAATTCTACTTCAACAAAAAGTGAGATATCTGGAGGACCAATTAaccaatttaattaaaaatcaacCTGAAATTCAGGAACACCCGGAAATAACTTCACTCAAA ACTTTTGTAGAACAGCAAGATAATAGCATCAAAGATCTTATTCAGATCGTGGAAGAACAATACAGACAATTAAATCAACAGCATagtcaaataaaagaaatagaaaatcag TTAAGAAGAACTGGTATTCAAGAATCCACAGAAAATTCTCTTTCTTCTAAACCAAGAGCACCAAGAACTACTCCCTCTCTTCActtgaatgaaacaaaaaatgtagAACATGATG ACATTCCTGCTGATTGTACCATCATTTATAATAGAGGTGAACATACAAGTGGCATCTATTCCATTAGACCCAGCAACTCTCAAGTTTTCAATGTCTACTGTGATGTTAAATCAG GTAGTTCATGGACATTAATTCAACACCGAATAGATGGATCACAAAACTTCAATGAAACTTGGGAAAACTACAAATATGGTTTTGGGAGGCTTGATG GAGAATTCTGGTTGGGTCTAGAGAAGATATACTCCCTAGTAAAGCAATCTAACTATATCTTACGAATTGAGCTAGAAGATTGGAAAGACAACAAGCATTATATTGAATATTCTTTTCACTTGGGAGATCATGAAACCAACTATACACTACATCTAGTTGAGATTGCTGGCAATGTCCCCAACGCACTCCCGGAACACAAAGATTTGATGTTTTCTACTTGGGATCACAAAGCAAAAGGACACTTCAACTGTCCAGAAAGTAATTCAG GAGGTTGGTGGTGCCATGATGTATGTGgggaaaacaacctaaatggtaAATATAACAAGCCAAAAGCAAAAACTAAgtcagagaggagaagaggaataTGCTGGAAGTCTCAAAATGGAAGGTTATACTCTATCAAATCAACCAAAATGTTGATCCGTCCAACAGATTCAGAAAATTCTGAATGA